Proteins found in one Sorghum bicolor cultivar BTx623 chromosome 1, Sorghum_bicolor_NCBIv3, whole genome shotgun sequence genomic segment:
- the LOC8070527 gene encoding splicing factor 3B subunit 4 gives MTTRIAPGVGANLLGQHSAERNQDATTYVGNLDPQVSEELLWELFVQAGPVVNVYVPKDRVTNLHQGYGFVEFRSEEDADYAIKILNMIKLYGKPIRVNKASQDKKSLDVGANLFIGNLDPDVDEKLLYDTFSAFGVIVTNPKIMRDPETGNSRGFGFVSYDSFESSDQAIEAMNNQHLCNRPITVSYAYKKDTKGERHGTPAERLLAANNPGSQKNRPHTMFASGPPTQGLPNGGPPVPRPYGNGTIPGQIQHMRQPPPPPVGQFPPPMQMHGQPAWPAQQPMPPPMASQLQYRLPMRPPPPNMMPPPVSMVRPPPPPTGMSAPPMWIPPPPPPQQGGMPPPPMSMPPPPPPSG, from the exons atgaCGACCCGCATAGCGCCGGGCGTGGGCGCGAACCTGCTCGGGCAGCACTCGGCGGAGCGCAACCAGGACGCCACCACCTACGTCGGCAACCTCGACCCTCAG GTTTCCGAGGAGCTTCTATGGGAATTGTTTGTCCAAGCAGGCCCTGTTG TCAATGTGTATGTCCCAAAAGACAGAGTTACGAATTTACACCAGGGATATGGATTTGTAGAATTCAGGAGCGAGGAAGATGCAGATTAT GCCATTAAGATTTTGAATATGATCAAACTATACGGTAAGCCCATAAGAGTAAACAAG GCTTCCCAGGATAAGAAGAGCTTGGACGTTGGAGCAAATCTGTTTATTGGCAATCTTGATCCG GATGTTGATGAGAAGCTCCTCTATGATACCTTCAGTGCATTTGGAGTCATTGTAACTAATCCTAAG ATAATGCGAGATCCTGAAACTGGAAATTCTAGAGGCTTTGGTTTTGTGAGCTATGACTCGTTTGAATCATCTGATCAAGCAATAGAG GCCATGAACAACCAACATCTATGCAACCGGCCAATCACTGTCTCTTATGCTTACAAGAAAGACACGAAAGGAGAGCGCCATGGCACACCAGCAG AGCGACTGCTGGCAGCAAACAATCCAGGATCTCAGAAGAATAGGCCACACACAATGTTTGCAAGTGGTCCACCGACCCAAGGTCTTCCAAATGGTGGTCCGCCTGTGCCACGGCCTTATGGCAATGGCACAATTCCGGGACAGATTCAACACATGCGccaaccacctccaccgcctgttGGACAATTCCCCCCTCCAATGCAGATGCATGGGCAACCTGCTTGGCCCGCTCAACAGCCTATGCCGCCCCCCATGGCATCGCAACTCCAGTACAGGCTCCCAATGAGGCCTCCACCACCAAACATGATGCCCCCTCCGGTCAGCATGGTAAGGCCGCCACCTCCTCCCACTGGTATGTCAGCACCACCTATGTGGATACCACCCCCACCCCCGCCACAACAAGGTGGAATGCCTCCGCCTCCCATGTCTatgccgccaccgcctccaccatctGGTTAA
- the LOC8070526 gene encoding shugoshin-1, producing the protein MIDGQPMEVEAPVLAPQQAVSPPAATLSKKTLASTPKSRAARRKTLCDITNLSKREPADVPVPDESACPAPASAGGVVEFAQLVKKNEELVRLLAERDKIIQLSGVEIQKLRHANWELARTNSHMLAEVNLGKNRLLALQHELACSRASLKAKTYELEDVKKTMQRRNAPVQRTQYLGPDRAAQTKDGDVVDSEPASDASRAMSIQKSGNASRKRVLRSRSLGPTTSVKLALPKDKDRDASQRRKSMRIPQPSNRTEDLFEIEDVQLAISSCKIDPESASGSEKPGHQFLRRSSLGRPLRQAKGRVTSYKEMPLHVKLRRP; encoded by the exons ATGATTGACGGACAGCCCATGGAGGTGGAGGCGCCCGTCCTCGCGCCCCAACAGGCCGTCTCGCCCCCAGCGGCCACGCTGTCCAAGAAGACGCTGGCATCGACCCCAAAGTCCAGGGCCGCGAGGAGGAAGACGCTCTGCGACATCACCAACCTGAGCAAGCGCGAGCCGGCCGACGTGCCGGTGCCGGACGAGTCAGCGTGCCCGGCGCCCGCGAGCGCGGGCGGTGTTGTGGAGTTTGCGCAGCTAGTAAAG aagaacgaggaACTCGTGAGGCTCCTCGCGGAGAGAGA CAAGATCATACAGTTGAGCGGGGTAGAGATTCAGAAGCTGCGACATGCCAACTGGGAACTTGCCCGGACCAATTCCCATATGTTGGCG GAGGTTAACCTTGGGAAAAACAGG TTGTTAGCGCTGCAGCATGAGCTTGCGTGCTCAAGAGCCAGCCTTAAAGCTAAAACATATGAACTGGAG GATGTAAAGAAGACGATGCAGCGGCGCAACGCACCTGTGCAAAGGACGCAGTATCTGGGTCCTGACAGAGCTGCGCAGACCAAGGATGGAGATGTGGTCGATTCAGAGCCCGCTTCGGACGCATCGCGTGCGATGAGCATCCAGAAGTCCGGGAACGCCAGCAGGAAACGGGTGCTGAGATCTCGAT CTCTAGGACCTACGACATCGGTGAAACTGGCGCTTCCCAAGGATAAGGATAGGGATGCCTCTCAGAGACG GAAGTCCATGAGAATACCTCAGCCAAGTAACCGCACAGAGGACTTGTTCGAGATAGAGGACGTCCAGCTCGCCATCAGCAGCTGCAAGATCGATCCAGAGAGTGCTTCTGGCAGTGAGAAGCCTGGGCATCAGTTCTTGCGCAGATCGTCTCTTGGAAGGCCGCTGCGGCAGGCCAAGGGACGAGTCACCTCCTACAAGGAGATGCCTCTCCACGTTAAGCTCAGGAGGCCCTAG
- the LOC8059278 gene encoding probable pectate lyase 5, giving the protein MARPPKSTGIAFSLLLLAAAAAASDLLLLNSTLPDPAAVVADLHSKVAMSRRRMQEAGGASGGGGCLTGNPIDDCWRCSGTDWRQDRQRLADCGIGFGRNALGGKGGPVYVVTDSSDGDPVNPVPGTLRHAAIQEGPLWIVFASDMAIRLNEELLVNSYKTIDGRGARVHIGGGGACITLQYVSNVIIHNVHVHDCVPAGNANVRSSPTHYGWRTRSDGDGISLFGARDVWVDHCALWRCADGLVDAIMGSTAITVSNSYFAHHDEVMLLGASDAYLPDSGMQVTIAFNRFGPGLVQRMPRCRRGYFHIVNNDYTSWEMYAIGGSANPTINSQGNRYIAPGDPNAKEVTKRVDTAEGQWNGWNWRTEGDMMVNGAFFVPSGEGLEEIYDKASSTDPKSSALVDVLTQNAGVLGDPRNDAEETGYRGVNYAGVGTGGGGGNGYGYLGMVYANGGGDRRSRSQSALSLISSVTTLIALGCLRLL; this is encoded by the exons ATGGCCCGGCCTCCCAAATCCACCGGCATTGCCTTCTCCCTCCTCCTGctggcagccgccgccgccgcctcggacCTCCTTCTCCTCAACTCCACGCTCCCCGaccccgccgccgtcgtcgccgaCTTGCACAG CAAGGTGGCGATGTCGCGGCGGCGGATGCAGGAGGCCGGCGgggccagcggcggcggcgggtgccTGACGGGCAACCCAATCGACGACTGCTGGCGGTGCTCTGGGACGGACTGGCGGCAGGACCGGCAGCGGCTTGCGGACTGCGGCATCGGGTTCGGGCGCAACGCGCTGGGCGGCAAGGGCGGTCCGGTGTACGTGGTGACGGACTCGTCGGACGGCGACCCCGTGAACCCGGTCCCCGGCACGCTCCGGCACGCCGCCATCCAGGAAGGCCCGCTGTGGATCGTGTTCGCGTCGGACATGGCCATCCGCCTGAACGAGGAGCTGCTGGTGAACAGCTACAAGACCATCGACGGGCGGGGCGCGCGCGTGcacatcggcggcggcggcgcgtgcaTCACGCTGCAGTACGTGTCCAACGTGATCATCCACAACGTGCACGTCCACGACTGCGTCCCCGCCGGCAACGCCAACGTGCGGTCCTCGCCGACGCACTACGGGTGGCGCACCAGGTCGGACGGCGACGGCATCTCGCTGTTCGGGGCACGGGACGTGTGGGTGGACCACTGCGCGCTGTGGCGGTGCGCCGACGGGCTGGTGGACGCCATCATGGGGTCGACGGCCATCACCGTGTCCAACAGCTACTTCGCGCACCACGACGAGGTGATGCTGCTGGGCGCCAGCGACGCGTACCTGCCGGACTCCGGGATGCAGGTCACCATCGCGTTCAACCGGTTCGGCCCCGGGCTGGTGCAGCGGATGCCGCGATGCCGGCGAGGGTACTTCCACATCGTCAACAACGACTACACGTCGTGGGAGATGTACGCCATCGGCGGCAGCGCAAACCCCACCATCAACAGCCAGGGCAACCGCTACATCGCGCCCGGCGACCCAAACGCCAAGGAG GTGACGAAGCGGGTGGACACGGCGGAGGGTCAGTGGAACGGGTGGAACTGGCGGACGGAGGGCGACATGATGGTGAACGGCGCCTTCTTCGTGCCGTCCGGAGAGGGCCTGGAGGAGATCTACGACAAGGCGTCCAGCACCGACCCAAAGTCGTCGGCGCTCGTCGACGTGCTCACGCAGAACGCCGGCGTCCTCGGCGATCCCAG GAACGATGCCGAAGAAACCGGGTACAGGGGTGTCAACTACGCCGGCGTGGGAactggcggcggtggcggcaacGGCTACGGCTACCTCGGGATGGTCTATGCCAACGGTGGCGGCGATCGGAGAAGCAGATCACAGTCGGCGCTGTCATTGATTTCTTCAGTTACCACCCTCATTGCGCTCGGATGCTTGCGCTTGTTGTAA
- the LOC8070528 gene encoding E3 ubiquitin-protein ligase MIEL1, with product MDSGAVQHGCAHYSRGCSVVAPCCGQVFACRHCHNDAKNSLEVDPRDRHEIPRHEIEKVICSLCSKEQDVQQNCSNCGACMGKYFCEICKFFDDDVSKGQYHCDGCGICRTGGVDNFFHCDTCGCCYSNVLKDSHHCIERAMHHNCPVCFEYLFDSTKDISVLQCGHTIHLECMNEMRAHHHFSCPVCSRSACDMSATWRKLDEEVAATPMPDIYLKKMVWILCNDCSATSSVRFHVLGQKCPGCSSYNTRETRAACPRT from the exons ATGGATTCAGGCGCCGTGCAGCACGG CTGCGCGCATTACAGCCGTGGGTGCAGCGTCGTGGCGCCCTGCTGCGGCCAGGTCTTCGCCTGCCGCCATTGCCACAACGACGCCAAG AACTCGCTCGAGGTCGACCCGCGCGACCGGCACGAGATCCCCCGCCACGAAATCGAAAAG GTGATCTGTTCTCTCTGCTCCAAAGAACAGGAT GTGCAACAGAACTGCTCCAACTGTGGGGCCTGCATGGGGAAATACTTCTGTGAAATATGCAAATTCTTTGACGATGAT GTCTCAAAGGGCCAATACCACTGTGATGGGTGTGGCATATGCAG AACTGGTGGCGTCGATAACTTTTTTCACTGTGATACATGTG GGTGTTGCTACAGCAATGTCTTGAAGGATTCCCACCACTGTATCGAAAGAGCAATGCATCACAACTGCCCTGTCTGCTTCGAG TATCTGTTCGACTCCACAAAGGACATCAGTGTGCTGCAATGCGGGCACACAATTCATCTGGAGTGCATGAACGAGATGAGAGCGCACCATCA CTTCTCGTGCCCGGTGTGCTCGAGGTCCGCCTGCGACATGTCCGCCACATGGCGGAAGCTCGATGAGGAGGTTGCGGCGACGCCAATGCCTGACATCTATCTGAAGAAAATG GTATGGATCCTGTGCAACGACTGCAGCGCGACCTCGAGCGTGCGGTTCCACGTGCTGGGGCAGAAGTGCCCCGGGTGCAGCTCCTACAACACCCGGGAGACGAGGGCCGCGTGCCCCAGGACCTGA
- the LOC8059276 gene encoding 3-ketoacyl-CoA thiolase 2, peroxisomal, producing MEKAIDRQRVLLRHLSPAAAAESPAPPAISASACAAGDSAAYHRTPAFADDVVIVAAYRTAICKAKRGGFKDTFAEDLLVPVFKALVDKTKLDPSEVGDIVVGTVLAPGSQRAIECRMAALYAGFPDTVPLKTVNRQCSSGLQAVADVATAIKAGLYDIGIAAGLESMTVNKVSLDGQVNPKVELFSQARDCLLPMGLTSENVAHRFGITRLEQDQAAVESHRKAAAAAAAGKFKEEIVPVHTKIVDPKTGEEKKIVVSADDGIRPDTSLAVLSKLKPAFSKDGTTTAGNASQVSDGAGAVLLMRRDVAMKKGLPILGVFRTFAAVGVDPAVMGIGPAVAIPAAVKAAGLQMDDIDLFEINEAFASQYVYCCKKLELDPAKVNVNGGAMALGHPLGCTGARCVSTLLNEMKRRGKDCRFGVISMCIGSGMGAAAVFERGDCVDELTNSRGIPTHNWLSKDAM from the exons ATGGAGAAGGCCATCGACAGGCAGCGGGTCCTGCTGCGGCACCTCagccccgcggcggcggcggagagccCCGCCCCGCCCGCCATCTCC GCGAGCGCGTGCGCGGCGGGCGACAGCGCGGCGTACCACCGGACGCCTGCCTTCGCCGACGACGTCGTCATCGTCGC TGCTTACAGGACGGCCATTTGCAAGGCCAAGAGAGGTGGTTTCAAGGATACCTTCGCTGAGGACCTCTTGGTTCCTGTCTTCAAG GCTTTGGTAGACAAGACGAAGCTGGACCCAAGTGAAGTTGGCGACATTGTTGTCGGTACTGTCTTAGCTCCTGGTTCCCAGAGGGCAATCGAATGCAGAATGGCTGCACTCTATGCTGGTTTCCCTG ACACTGTTCCTCTTAAGACTGTAAACAGGCAATGCTCGTCTGGCCTTCAGGCAGTTGCAGATGTTGCTACTGCTATTAAAGCAGGGCTCTATGACATTG GTATTGCTGCTGGTTTGGAGTCCATGACAGTGAATAAAGTTAGTCTTGATGGGCAAGTGAACCCCAAA GTTGAGCTATTTTCTCAAGCACGCGATTGCCTTCTCCCAATGGGCCTCACATCCGAGAATGTTGCACACCGTTTTGGCATAACACGACTGGAGCAAGATCAAGCTGCT GTTGAGTCACACAGAAAggctgctgctgcagcagctGCTGGTAAATTCAAAGAGGAAATTGTGCCAGTGCATACAAAG ATTGTTGATCCAAAAACTGGTGAGGAGAAGAAGATTGTAGTCTCAGCAGATGATGGAATCCGACCGGATACTTCGCTTGCAGTCCTGTCAAAACTCAAACCAGCATTTTCAAAGGATGGCACCACCACTGCTG GGAATGCAAGCCAAGTGAGCGATGGCGCTGGGGCTGTCTTGCTAATGAGACGGGATGTTGCTATGAAAAAGGGTCTTCCAATTCTTGGTGTCTTTAG GACCTTTGCCGCTGTTGGAGTTGATCCAGCTGTAATGGGTATTGGTCCTGCTGTTGCAATCCCTGCAGCAGTGAAAGCTGCTGGCCTCCAGATGGATGACATTGATCTTTTCGAAATCAATGAG GCTTTTGCATCTCAGTATGTCTACTGCTGCAAGAAGTTGGAACTTGATCCTGCTAAAGTCAATGTTAACGGTGGTGCAATGGCTCTTGGACATCCATTGGGTTGTACAG GCGCACGGTGTGTCAGTACTCTTCTCAATGAGATGAAGCGCCGTGGCAAGGATTGCCGGTTCGGAGTGATTTCTATGTGCATAG GTTCTGGGATGGGTGCTGCTGCCGTATTCGAGCGTGGAGACTGCGTCGATGAGCTCACCAATTCTCGGGGAATCCCGACCCATAACTGGCTTTCCAAGGACGCGATGTAA
- the LOC8059277 gene encoding inosine triphosphate pyrophosphatase, translated as MSAAARVLPKAVTFVTGNAKKLEEVRAILGSSIPFQSLKLDLPELQGEPEDISKEKARMAASQVNGPVLVEDTCLCFNALKGLPGPYIKWFLEKIGHEGLNNLLKAYEDKSAFAMCIFSLALGPGEEPITFVGKTAGKIVPARGPNDFGWDPVFQPDGFEQTYAEMPKSVKNEISHRGKALALVKEHFASASYTVQSDNSA; from the exons ATGTCGGCAGCGGCGCGGGTGCTCCCGAAGGCGGTGACCTTCGTGACGGGCAACGCCAAGAAGCTGGAGGAGGTCCGCGCCATCCTCGGCTCTTCCATCCCCTTCCAGTCGCTGAAGCTCGACC TGCCAGAACTGCAAGGGGAGCCAGAGGACATATCCAAAGAGAAAGCACGAATGGCTGCATCTCAG GTGAATGGGCCTGTATTGGTGGAGGACACCTGCCTATGTTTTAATGCACTCAAAGGCCTACCAG GACCCTACAT AAAGTGGTTTCTTGAGAAGATTGGGCATGAAG GTTTGAACAATCTGTTAAAAGCTTATGAAGATAAATCAGCGTTTGCTATGTGCATCTTTTCTCTTGCTCTTGGACCTGGAGAGGAACCAATCACATTTGTTGGAAAAACTGCG GGAAAAATCGTACCTGCTAGAGGTCCTAATGATTTTGGATGGGATCCTGTATTCCAGCCAGATGGTTTTGAACAAAC ATATGCTGAGATGCCCAAGTCAGTAAAGAATGAAATATCTCACAGAGGGAAGGCTCTTGCTCTGGTGAAAGAACACTTTGCATCTGCTAGCTATACAGTTCAGAGCGATAACTCAGCTTAA
- the LOC8059279 gene encoding probable histidine kinase 2, with the protein MAGWLAPPSPLQGAAGHWSTTAAAESSGRGASDAAVLRAQAGGGTRGYFHGFLQSSWFQPVSVSTTASAMPRDMGIPVVVVVVLACGAVAVAIAAAAAFFLVLRALRRSMAREASLRANLVRQNDALRQAERKSLNKTNAFAGASHDIRSALAAISGLVDVSRVEAQTNPQVLHHLDQMDVCTNKLLGILNSILDTSKVESGKMQLDESEFNVASVLEESMDMINIVGLSKGLEVVWDPCDLSILKCGNVVGDCRRLKQILDNVLGNSVKFTQQGHVVLRAWANRPVVARSSVCCVPSRFGCSNFLCLFIKGREHHEDCCSFSSIQNDPDSVELYFEVDDTGIGIPKEKRELVFEDYVQVKEGQGGTGLGLGIVQSFVRLMGGEISIKDKGPGKAGTCIGFNVFMKMGGIHEQQHDIEQGSSSSSQCCIGASAFREANTSFEGGHCMLLVHGDETRRILQSWLENLGIKVWLVPQLDSFPSALENVCHVVSSASPRTPSDSFECHADFCFRSRDTVSEILPVSLKSSSSFKRSGAFGANNLSGVLVVIDAHYGKMENICTEVNFPEIKKQIPCKIVCLADANTSSGDLGRLRHHTCCDLVLQKPIHGSRLYALLNTLRDLQMAQARHHPSHVNPENAETRNPENAGTSAMVALAQSSSSEPKRDDEEKSLTGRRVLLVEDTLTLQTIGKKILYQLGADVAVAEDGAKAVSMFEAALAQANKAGSRMDAAASTPYDVILMDCQMPVMDGYEATRRIREVESCYGVVHTPIIALTAHAMEDEEQWQKTIAAGMDLHLTKPMERRSIAEAIRRVCVSQE; encoded by the exons atggctggctggctggccccTCCGTCGCCGCTGCAAGGCGCGGCGGGTCACTggtcgacgacggcggcggcggagagttCTGGACGGGGCGCCAGCGACGCGGCGGTGCTGAG GGCACAGGCGGGCGGCGGGACACGCGGCTATTTTCACGGCTTCCTGCAATCGTCCTGGTTTCAGCCAGTGAGTGTTTCGACAACAGCATCGGCCATGCCCCGAGACATGGGCatccccgtcgtcgtcgtcgtcgtcctggcGTGCGGCGCCGTAGCAGTGGCCATAGCTGCTGCGGCTGCCTTCTTCCTCGTGCTGAGGGCGCTGCGGCGGTCGATGGCACGCGAGGCGTCCCTGCGGGCAAACCTCGTGAGGCAAAACGACGCGCTGCGGCAGGCGGAGCGCAAGAGCCTGAACAAGACCAACGCGTTCGCCGGTGCCAGCCACGACATCCGCTCGGCTCTCGCGGCGATCTCGGGGCTGGTCGACGTGTCCCGTGTGGAGGCCCAGACGAACCCGCAGGTGCTGCATCACCTCGACCAGATGGACGTGTGCACAAACAAATTGCTTG GGATACTTAACTCGATTCTGGACACAAGCAAGGTTGAATCTGGAAAGATGCAGCTAGACGAGTCCGAGTTCAACGTAGCAAGTGTTTTGGAGGAGTCCATGGACATGATCAACATTGTAGGTCTCAGCAAAGGGCTGGAAGTGGTCTGGGATCCCTGTGATCTATCTATCCTCAAGTGTGGAAACGTAGTAGGGGACTGCCGGAGGCTAAAACAGATTCTTGACAATGTACTCGGCAATTCTGTGAAGTTTACTCAGCAAGGTCACGTCGTTCTCCGTGCCTGGGCAAACAGGCCTGTTGTTGCAAGAAGCTCAGTCTGCTGTGTTCCTTCGAGGTTTGGCTGTTCCAATTTTTTATGCCTGTTCATCAAGGGAAGAGAACATCATGAGGATTGTTGTTCGTTCAGCTCGATCCAAAATGATCCCGACTCGGTTGAGTTGTACTTTGAAGTGGATGATACTGGCATTGGAATCCCAAAGGAAAAGAGAGAGCTGGTGTTTGAGGACTATGTTCAGGTTaaagaaggccaaggaggaaCTGGCTTGGGGCTCGGAATTGTTCAATCATTT GTCCGTTTGATGGGAGGCGAGATTAGCATCAAGGACAAAGGGCCTGGTAAAGCAGGAACCTGCATTGGGTTCAATGTGTTTATGAAGATGGGTGGAATCCATGAACAACAACATGACATAGAACAAGGCAGTTCATCAAGTAGCCAATGCTGTATCGGAGCCTCTGCCTTCAGAGAGGCTAATACTAGCTTTGAGGGTGGACACTGCATGCTTCTTGTTCATGGTGACGAAACACGAAGGATATTGCAATCTTGGTTGGAGAATCTTGGGATCAAAGTTTGGCTAGTCCCACAACTCGATTCCTTTCCCTCTGCTCTCGAGAATGTCTGTCATGTTGTTAGTAGTGCTTCTCCAAGGACGCCGTCAGACAGTTTCGAATGCCACGCAGACTTTTGTTTCAGATCCAGAGACACGGTTAGCGAAATACTCCCTGTTTCACTtaagagcagcagcagcttcaAGAGATCAGGCGCCTTTGGAGCCAACAACTTGTCTGGCGTTCTAGTCGTCATTGACGCACACTATGGCAAGATGGAAAACATATGCACGGAGGTGAACTTTCCTGAGATCAAGAAACAAAtcccatgcaaaattgtttgtCTTGCCGATGCGAATACCTCTTCTGGTGATCTGGGAAGGCTGAGGCACCACACTTGCTGTGATCTTGTCCTGCAAAAACCAATCCATGGGTCTCGGTTGTACGCTCTCTTGAACACCTTGAGGGACCTCCAAATGGCACAAGCTCGTCATCACCCATCTCATGTTAATCCTGAAAATGCCGAGACCAGAAATCCTGAGAATGCTGGTACATCAGCCATGGTTGCGCTCGCACAGTCATCGTCTTCGGAACCAAAACGGGACGACGAGGAGAAATCACTGACCGGAAGGCGTGTACTGTTAGTGGAGGACACTTTGACTCTGCAGACGATTGGGAAGAAGATACTGTACCAGCTTGGAGCAGATGTTGCAGTAGCAGAGGATGGAGCCAAGGCTGTCAGCATGTTCGAAGCTGCCCTTGCGCAAGCCAATAAGGCTGGCTCACGAATGGATGCAGCAGCGTCCACTCCCTATGATGTTATCCTTATGGATTGCCAG ATGCCCGTGATGGATGGCTATGAAGCGACAAGGCGCATCCGCGAGGTCGAGAGCTGCTACGGGGTGGTTCACACTCCGATCATCGCCTTGACCGCCCACGccatggaggacgaggagcagtGGCAGAAGACCATCGCCGCCGGGATGGACCTTCACCTGACCAAGCCCATGGAACGGAGGAGCATCGCTGAAGCCATCCGTCGCGTGTGCGTAAGTCAGGAATGA